The genomic stretch TCTGCTGCAGAAAACCCAACCGAGGCCAGCCTATCAAATCCACGTACAGGCTGTATTTGTGAAGTCTGAAAGGGGTTTTTTAGTGATGATCAAGATGAGGATAATACGGTTAAACAAACCTGTACATCCTCCTCTACCCCGCGCTCAATAACAGGACCGACGGAGCAGTGTATCCAAGCAGTGGACGCATCCCCCCTCATCGTGTCCGTATCCCCGCCGGCAATAGGTTCTTGATCGTCTTTATTGGTCCGTTGCTGTCGTTCGTCTAGAGAGGCTAGCCATGCATATACAAAAGTAGAGTCGGGAAGCAGACGACCAGAATGAATTAGCCTCAGTCGGTTCTTCTGGAGGTCAGGCCGCATTTGTCGAATCTATATAGATGCCAGAGAAGTACTTCAGTGGATGGCTCAGGCcaaaaggtataaagaggATAATGAAATGAACTTTACACGTTGTTTTACATCCAGCACGGAGTCCAATTTGTCTATACGCACAGTAAGGTCTGGTGTGCCCTCTGTGAAGCGTATGACAAGATTCCGTGACTCCGCATCGGGAAAGCCGTTGGAAGAATCCTGGCATTCTGCGTCGTCTGTTACATGCGGGAGAGGGTCTACTGCTCGCTGCTTTCCCTTGGCTCGGTCGCTAAGCATATTCAGTGGCGGCGTACGAAGAATGGGTAAGTCGTGTGTTCGTCTACACCTTAGTCGGGAGTACAGGTGCTCAGAAATAAGTTGCGCGCTCGTTGATGAGTTACATAATCTATACCATGGATGGTGCAGCTAGGGTCAAAGTTGATAGTTACTATTACATTATTCATATTCTACGTACATGGTCTCTCAAAGCTTGATGTTCAGTGATTCTTGTTTCAAGGAGAAATGACGATGCTACAGCTGAGTGAAGCAACCACCAACACTGCCTTCTTGGCATTGGCGGCATCCCGTGACTACATTATTCCCCCCCATGGGGACGCGAAAGGTCTTTTCCGTACAGCTAGGACTGCAATTATCTATCGTCAAGTATAAGGCGCTGGTCCGTCGACTTGCACGTATAGGCCTGGTGCTATCCAACCTCACAACACCGCTCAAATCAGCGATAAGACTTGAAATTCCCGTCATGCTTACTTTGCATCAATTCACGCTTTTCATGTCTTCTGTGTTTCTCCTTCCACTACTAGTGTCGTCACATCCTGTTCTTGTAAACTATCAATCATCTACGCCATCTCATGAAACCGTTCCTAAGCAAGTCGCAAATGCTCAAATAACCCTGGGGGTGTTCTCGAATTCTACCAACCCCGATTTGCACACTCTACAAGCCCTGTACGATGGCAATCAGAAATTTCGGGAGAGTGCCGATTTTCAAGCAGATGAAGCAGAGGATGAAAGTACGCCACTCTGCTATTACTTCCCTTAGATAATGTAATTGAGTTCTCCAGGTCCCTCTTTCATGTTTCTTAGCTGCTCTGACAACAGGTACGCCGGCAACACAACCAGTAACCATATCCTGATCTTACTCTACTTCCTACAAGATGGAGCCCAAACTCTATCTTTAGTACACCTGCAGGATCTATCATTACGCATACGAATATTGCTAACCAATATTCACACCGAGACGCAAGTGTGTAAGCATAGCAATTTCCAGCGTTGGAAAGTTGTGCTTACATCGTGGAGACATTAGAAATTCTGCCATTGCATATGCCGTAGAGTCTGTTCATGTTCAACATATCATTGTTCTTGGACACTACGGGTGCAAAGGTGTCGAGACAGCTATAACGGAATCGAGCAAAATCAGTCGCCTGGTTAGAAAATGGGTCAGACCTATATCCGCCATGTATGCCATTTCCAGAAGGTCAGCATAATCGGTTACCAGTCCTGTCTTATATTCCTTGTATTTAGAAAATAAAAAGGCAGGAGATTGTGATTCTTCGTGACTCTCGAAAGCCTCGAAGGGGTCAAGACGATGGGATCAAGACAGCACCTCCCGCATCTGACCGTTTGTTTTTTCCCCCCTCATTCATTCAGCCTAATACTGACACAGATGCTGCTAGCTGGCTTTCGAGCTCTCGTCGAAGAGAATGTCAAACGTGGTGTCAAAGAACTTCGCACCAACACCGCTATAACTCAGGTGAGCCATGATTCGACCGACCCTGATTAACACCAAGGAATCTGACCGGCGTGCACTTCCCAAGGCTCATGCAAGGCATATCAAAACCGCAAAAAATGAGGACATAGACGTCTTTGTACATGGGTTTGTCTATGATGAAAGTACAGGGGAGGTTCATAACCTTAACATTTCTTTTGGACCCCCTGGCAAGACAATCCCCTCTGTTCCATTCAAGGCCCTTGCGACTGCAAGAAATTTTCACAGAGATCATGATCGTCCTGGTATCTCCAAGGGCAAGACCTGGGATTTTGGTGCCCACTAAAGGAATTTGCTAATGGTTCATCTATAGTAGTAATACTTAGGAATATACGATGCTAGTAACCTTTTCTGAACCAGACTTGGGGAAAGTATAGCAATAGCAAAAAAGAAGCCACGGCATAAGTAGTATGAGGTGCAATGAAATCAGTGAGACTGCCATGCCTTTTTCTGTTGCTTTACCCAAACATCTATAGTTTCTTTGGGTAATACTATGTCGTGCGATGCATCTAGATGTCTCCTTAAATCATAACCTCGGTTGAAGACGTAGTCGCATTCTCGAAGAATATTCCCGGTTACACGACGATCAGGATTTTCGCCTGTTAGATCATGCATGAATGGAAAAGGACAGCGAAGCGCCTTCGATTCTTGTAAGCGAGCCTGTGCGTTTTGTGCGTATTTATGGCCGGTGATGACATCGATATCAAATGCAATTGGATCGCGGTCCTCCATCTCGGACAATTCCTCATTTGTAGTGTCTCTTGCGTTTTCACGACAGTGATATTTCGCTAGATGTCGTTGGAGTAGGTGTTTATAACCAAAACTTGTCTTGCAATCTGGGTATTCACAAATGAAATCCCGTTTTCCTAGATGTTTTACGTTGATGTGGGTTGTCTTGGCTTTTTTCTGGATTTTAAGTAGTcaatagaaaaagaaaataaaagatgAAAGCAACAGCGGTTGCTTACAGATTTAAAATCCTTTCCACAGTCAGGATACTCGCATAACCATTCTCTTCCATGTTCACCACCTCGTCGTTTCTTCCTAGACGACCCTTCACTCTCATCACCGGAGCATACGGGAGCGACCTCCATGTCCACCTCGCGTTGTTCGTGCAACTTAATATGATTTTTAAGATTGGCTTGGGTGGAGAAGGTGCGTCCATTACACGAGGGGTGTGAGCACGTTGGAGGGTGGTCGGTACGAATATGGGTTTGTAGTGCAGACCAGGTAGGAAAGTATCTGGGTAACTGATCATCGTTTGCGAGGCATTTTACGTGAACACATGTATAGCGTTTGTCTATAAAATATAAGATGTGAGGCAATAGACAGGCGGAATTGAGACCAACCGTCATGCGTTTTCTGATGCGTTAGTAGATGCTGATTGGTATTAAAAGATTTTGTGCAATTCTCATGACTACAACGATACGGCTTCGTTCCTGGTGGAGCGTGTTCAGAGCATATGTGAGCTCGTAATAGATGGTGTTTAGGAAATGCCTCAGAGCAGTTCTCCTCGGTACACTGGTTTAAAAGCTTCAACCACATATCGCACGACAAGCTCGAGGCATGTTTCCCACCTTGTACGGTTTGGCGCCATCATGCCAAGAATGATGAACTTGTAGATGTTGAGACGTCCAGAATCTTTTCTCGCAGCCGGGCCTCTCGCATGCCAAAGGGCGTGCGGTGTCTGGTAGATGTGATCGAGCATGTGCGTGTAGATGGGTTTCTCTCAAATAAGACTTCCCGCACGTAACGCATACAAAAGGCCGCTAAGAAGAATAGCTAAACACTAGGGGTTTGAAATGCTATAGATGTGCTCACCTGGCCTGTATGAGTACGTTCGTGTTCTTCTAGACGGGAGGGCTTGGTATATGCTTTGTCACATCCTAGGTGCGTACAGCGATAACACTTTTTGGTGTGCGGCACCAGTTTACCGTTGATAATAATGAAATCGCTAATAGTATCTGAGGCTTGTTTACTAGACGAGTCTGAGTCAAGCCGTTCGGGAAACGGTAACGTAGATGTGCTGGGTAATGCAGATGTGCTTGGTGACGGGCTAAGGAGCAAAACGAAGTTTTCATCATTTGTCGTCGCTTTGCGCTTCCCGAGGACTGTCGTCTGAGTTGCTTTCATGACAAAATAAAGAAGATACCTGGAGTTGCAAAGAACAAGAGAGTGTCTACGTCGAAGGCCAGATGAAACTGTTTGGTGAAGAATATTTCAATATATAGCATCTGATTGGACAGAGTTTGCTTGCTCATGCTTGCCAACAGCTTCTGGAGAGTCATCAATCCACTTGCAGCTTTCCCATCCCAAATTAATTCCCAATCGGTTGATTGCAAACCTTTAAGCTTTGAGCTTCAAGCCTTCGAAAAGTTGGTTCAGTCCTTTTATAACTCTGCATCATCTCTGCAGACCTTCTCCGGCCTTTATCAGGCTTTTACGTCTTCCAACAGACCGGTTCGTTGTATTTAAGAGCCTAGCAAATCTCGATTGTGGGCTGGGTGCAACATACCTTTGAAGATTGTCTCTGAGCTTTACTTCAGTTTCAACGCCCAAATACTATATATGTACCCGGTCGCGGCTTATTGCAATGGATTTTAGTCCAATTAGAGTTAATGAAACCAGACGACTTCTAGTCAGCCCCGTACTTAGTCTGCGATTAAATTGACTGTCGAACCTCAATTTCTACGTTTCTCCTGCTTCTCTTTGAATTATCTGTTCCGATGGTGTTACGATTTCAGACATTTCGTCGGATAATAACAGGTGCGGCCTCATACCACAGTTGTCAGTGTTCTAGCTAACCCAAATCCGTGTAGTCACTATCGCCTTGACGGCCGCCATCTCAATATCTTTGGGACTTGCGTTGATAAGCCTTTTTCTGCGTCAAGGAGTTGCCTGGCTGCTTGTCAGCGTTGAAGGGTTTAGTTTTGTTCGGTCAGTTTGGTCGTGAGTGACTCCTTTCTCTTTTAGCTCTTATTTGTTAAAGGTAATTCTTGAAGAGTAATTCGGAAGCCCTGGGTTCGATCGCCTCAGTCTGTCGCCTCAGAGGTTATTGGACTCTTTGtactttttccttttcaactAAGTGAGCAATATCCGGTCGCATAATCCAGATTCTATGTTGACTGACACTTGACACGAAGTTATCACCCTCGTTGTATCCTCTATAGCACAAAGACACAATTCCCATGCACTTGCGTTCAATATTTTGGAAGGTTTTGCAATCATGAGTGCCGTAATACGTATGTGGGCCTTCAGTGGAGATAATTCATTGACGAAAAATCGGTTTTAAGATATGGCGTATACGCTTGGCCTTGTTACTATTGCTGCTCTGACGGTACCAGCATTCGATGGGGACGTATGGCTGCGCGATATTGATTCGTCTCCATCTCCCTTCCCGCTGGCCATAATATTTGCCTATACATTCCCCTGGGTCGCCTTTAGAATTCCGTCTATGAGATCCCTTGTTCCACAGTCCTTACCACAGGAGCCGGCACCTTCAGTGTGTCAAACAACATGTCCACCTGATTGCCGTCGTCACGGGCACATGCCAGATTCTACGCGTAAAACTGGATCAGTTGGACCCGATGTTACTTCACCGCAAAGGTTACACATTCAGAATGGCGCGAGCAAACGCGCTCCCCCTATTTTACCTCACACTCTGATTAGGATACCAAATGCAGCTGAACAAAGGGCTTCCATATACCTCAGTCTTCCCATTGGATCTTATGAATAATAAGGATAATTTATACCAATTTATACCAGCATTATTTTTTTGGCTTCTTAGGTTATGTACAATAACACATTGCTGTACGCGAAAGCCAATTAAAAAGTGCGTGACGTATCAACGCGAAAGGTAACGCCGTGACGAACGCGTTGGAAGCGCGTTTTGCTTAGTCAGCCCGAACATTGGATTGTTTGGAAGAACTGGTGACAGGCTCGAGTCGCCCAAACCAACACTTACTCAAACCACCAGGAGTCTGACTCCTCAGTCGCTCTGGATTCTCTCTGCATTCTTTAACTACGATGGTCGATAAGAAGGTGTCTCTTCGCGTCCTCTATACCATCAACAGTTCACCCCAGTACATTCTTGCAAGATCCCATGCTCGAGTTCCCGTAGATTTTATCCCTTGTCTGGAAGAAAACGACGACTCAACATGCCCGGACGCGTCCAAATGTACCCCACTTTATGCCAGCGTATCTCTGAAAATGTGTCTGGACACCATATGTCGCTCCAGCCCGGAATTGACACAGGATAGCAATCGAGATTTCTCACTTTACGTGCTCGACCCTTTGGAATCCAACTCTGCTCCAGCGCCTGTTAACATATCTAATTCCAGTTCTGATTCATCATACTCCGTAAACAACAATTCTTCCAACGCAGAACAACCACGAGGCGTGGCCGTGGGACTGGGTTTCATGTCGTGGGCGTTGACGGCCGACGACGCTGATGCAGCAACAGTTGTGGGCACTTTGGTGAAACAAGCAAATGGTCAACAAGCACTAGAAGTTATTTTTGCTCTCCGAGAGGTTAGTACCTCGTAATTTTTTATTGGCCACAGTGATAAATCGGAATGGACACTAGACAATGGCAATGAAGAGGCCTGTGTGGACTATGCAACCACAGCCGTCCTCTTCAAGCACACAGGAGAATGCAGCTTCAGTGAATGAATGTCGCAGAGATGTCAAACCGTCGGTTTATCAGGCGAGTATTTTTGTACAAATGTTTGTCGCCGTACATTATGAGGGCTGATGATCTGCCTGTCAGCAGTTTACGCATGCAGGAAACCAAATGcaaactcgttcatctgctatcGACACTACTCGTGAAACCCTTGCTTCTATTCAAATGCGTACAAAGGCAAAGATTAAACCCCCCAAGCCTATTCGACAGTCTACAATACCTATCACGGAATCTGACAAATTCCTAAATGCGGGTACATATATTGGGCCattaaaaaagaaaggaagacCAAAGACCATTGGCTCCGACACCAAACTGAATTCCCTTCAGAATAGTGCTGTTGCTTCTAGCTCGGGTTCAGGTGCCTCTAGTCACCCTAAcgatgtcattgtcattgatGGGTCCGACAGCGAGGGAACACCTCCTACTCCTACTCAGACTgctgttgatttttttcaatCCTCTAAAGGCAAAGGTAGTGCAGTGGATCGTGCATCTCTACCCATTTATACAACAAAACCCCTAGTGGCAAATACGTTGGGTGCCTCTGAAATCAAACAGTCAGATGTACAAGTGAAACAAGAACCTCAAGAAATACCGAATATTCTCGATGTTCTGGCCTACCTTACAGCTACCTCCTCAGAATCTACTGCACAGAACGCAGCGATTTTGGCCGCCTTGAATACCATTGATTCTTCGAACGGCCAAGGAAAGCAACCCGAAGGAAATCGTCCCAATCCACAGCTCATATCAGCTCTCAAACAGTTATTTTCCATCTATGCAAGTAGTGCAACACAGAGTCCAAATTCTGAACATTCAAACGCTCAAATGACGAAGCCACACCGACCGTCTGGATCACACTTACAGGAAGACACTGTTGTTGTACGTGACAAGGAGAATGTCAACCCTGTAGCGCATCAGAAACGTTCTGAGGACGGTAAGGCAAAACATTCGGATATATCCCTCggatcttcatcttcacctGGACCAAGCCGCATGACGATACACAATACTCATCCAGAACGACATCCCCACAGCCTTGGTCGAAGCTCGCGTTCTAACGAAAACATGTCGCAGAGGATGCCTGTAGAAAAAATTGGCCGCAAACGAACACTCAGCGATTTTATGgatgagaaagaaaagggaaagaacAAGGGTAAAGAACGAGAACGTGTTGAAAAAAGGGACGGCCGTCGGCATTCCGGCTCACAACATAACACCAAGGTAGCGCCCGTAGTCGATTCTCTCCGGCATTATCCAAGGGTATTAGCATCTAATCAACCGAGGGCCGAACAACCAGCGAACTACTATAGGGTACCTCTAGAATCTATGACATCTCCTCCTCGAGGGAGGCCTGAACTTGATCTCACTAAATACGATGCTAATCGTACAGGCGAAGAATCGTCCAAAGTTGCTAAATCGAGGACGCCCTCTCCACGACCGCCTAGAGTGTCGGCGTCCTCCCCAGTTCGTGGAATACAGAACGAAAACCGAAGAAAATATGTTGTTCCTGAATGGGCAAGGACCAGTACTTCTACCCAACCAAGATTGTCTGAG from Psilocybe cubensis strain MGC-MH-2018 chromosome 2, whole genome shotgun sequence encodes the following:
- a CDS encoding DSC E3 ubiquitin ligase complex subunit 3, which translates into the protein MLSDRAKGKQRAVDPLPHVTDDAECQDSSNGFPDAESRNLVIRFTEGTPDLTVRIDKLDSVLDVKQRIRQMRPDLQKNRLRLIHSGRLLPDSTFVYAWLASLDERQQRTNKDDQEPIAGGDTDTMRGDASTAWIHCSVGPVIERGVEEDVQTSQIQPVRGFDRLASVGFSAAEIATIREQFHNQSISNYLDTDFATQEEYDEHARILEEQWMENSTPSGPLGLGDFSLLQGVLTGFFFPFLPFFFWGTEKPAAFWEDGTEQEPTSNTIISTQMSMAIVIGFCANILFGIWFYLLES
- a CDS encoding Carbonic anhydrase, which produces MGTRKVFSVQLGLQLSIVKYKALVRRLARIGLVLSNLTTPLKSAIRLEIPVMLTLHQFTLFMSSVFLLPLLVSSHPVLVNYQSSTPSHETVPKQVANAQITLGVFSNSTNPDLHTLQALYDGNQKFRESADFQADEAEDESPSFMFLSCSDNRWSPNSIFSTPAGSIITHTNIANQYSHRDASVNSAIAYAVESVHVQHIIVLGHYGCKGVETAITESSKISRLVRKWVRPISAMYAISRRQEIVILRDSRKPRRGQDDGIKTAPPASDPGFRALVEENVKRGVKELRTNTAITQAHARHIKTAKNEDIDVFVHGFVYDESTGEVHNLNISFGPPGKTIPSVPFKALATARNFHRDHDRPGISKGKTWDFGAH